The following coding sequences lie in one Crassostrea angulata isolate pt1a10 chromosome 10, ASM2561291v2, whole genome shotgun sequence genomic window:
- the LOC128165740 gene encoding thioredoxin domain-containing protein 12-like gives MTPLAVFTCAFIPLLFSCVFGNDLARGWGDDIEWKTFEDGLQAAKEQNKPLMLVIHKTWCGACKALKPQFADSKDIKELSKNFIMVHTEDDEEPKGDQYVPDGGYIPRILFLDPEGTVRKEFYNVGGHDEYKYYYFSPDLIVETMKRVMEKIHSPSEENKEKTVSDEL, from the exons ATGACACCTCTAGCTGTTTTTACGTGTGCTTTTATCCCGCTATTGTTTTCTTGTGTGTTTGGTAATGATTTAGCTAGAG GATGGGGTGATGATATTGAATGGAAGACATTTGAAGATGGATTACAGGCAGCCAAGGAACA GAACAAACCTCTGATGCTGGTCATTCACAAGACCTGGTGTGGGGCATGCAAAG CCTTAAAGCCTCAGTTTGCAGACTCTAAGGACATCAAAGAACTCAGTAAGAACTTCATCATGGTTCATACAGAG GATGACGAGGAACCGAAGGGGGACCAGTATGTTCCAGATGGAGGCTACATTCCCAGAATTCTCTTCCTAG ACCCAGAGGGAACAGTCAGGAAGGAGTTTTACAATGTCGGTGGCCATGACGAATACAAGTACTACTACTTCTCACCTGACCTCA TTGTGGAGACCATGAAAAGAGTGATGGAGAAAATCCACAGTCCTTCAGAGGAAAACAAAGAGAAAACGGTGTCAGATGAGCTGTGA
- the LOC128165739 gene encoding dynein light chain Tctex-type protein 2B-like → MSDRLTMEALEQHQHDGVPRQRRRSSIKPEGSESTAPGLVGPNFRRMSRIEPRPSIQYGLSGRRPSQASRRTSISGTSQGTKHHVIPVRLQNTYRMHPESKEKFNAGPVEKIMKSVLESYLEGEVYEHKMCANLAQNLSDVIKSRVKDLGFPRYKLVCNVLIGENSSQAVMMTSRCLWNSDTDNFAQARFSKGKLFAIATVFATYFE, encoded by the coding sequence ATGAGTGATCGCTTAACCATGGAAGCATTGGAACAACACCAGCACGACGGTGTCCCCCGACAACGGAGGAGATCCTCCATCAAACCCGAGGGCTCCGAGAGCACCGCCCCGGGTCTGGTGGGTCCCAACTTTCGGCGAATGTCGCGGATAGAGCCGCGACCGAGCATACAGTACGGACTCTCGGGCAGACGACCGTCTCAAGCTTCCCGCCGAACTAGCATCTCCGGCACGTCACAGGGAACTAAGCATCACGTGATCCCAGTCCGACTACAGAATACCTACCGAATGCATCCCGAGTCTAAGGAGAAATTCAATGCCGGTCCGGTGGAGAAAATCATGAAGAGTGTGCTGGAGTCGTACCTGGAAGGTGAAGTGTATGAACACAAAATGTGTGCTAACCTAGCTCAGAATTTATCTGACGTCATCAAGTCACGTGTGAAAGACTTAGGTTTCCCGCGGTACAAGTTAGTGTGCAATGTGTTGATTGGAGAAAACTCTAGCCAGGCCGTGATGATGACCAGTCGCTGTCTGTGGAACAGCGACACCGACAATTTTGCGCAGGCGCGGTTCAGCAAGGGCAAGCTGTTTGCCATAGCAACAGTGTTTGCAACCTATTTTGAGTGA
- the LOC128167676 gene encoding tripartite motif-containing protein 55-like has product MDPPCSAQEVLKCHLCETPGPPMYCDICQIHLCKACVGEHLSDESKKHRVVPFKKRGLNPKCSKHSTHLCELYCEQCDVPICVECVSSSEHVGHKQIGILNILEKKKGELQRELQDLEKTVYPQYQEIASTIPKLKADVNENSQKLTAAINTHGEDLHREIDTIIQELKSDLDEMESKHLAVLNKQEDEITRTISDITQRIADLKKLLDSNDVSVVSTYKSNIAEFRRLPPKLTVSLPSFTPQKINKEQFFQHFGFLSALSIKTEEQVYTMDSPGDESSPPDRPIIDVPRIITEINTEYGRSNGLLGVSCLRDEELWTRGDDETMRLYNLQGEPVKSVQTKSGRPPYDIEVTRSGDLVYTDDEDRTVNIVMNTQIQTTIRLQGWIPHGVCSTFSGDLLVVMDSDDYKQAKVLRYAGSTEKQIIQFNEKGQPLYSSGGYTKYISENKNLDICVSDYGARAVVVVNQAGKLRFTYTGPPSTTKGLFTKLWRSYSGPTSNNMGQFRPAGIATDSQGRILIADINNRCIHILDQNGPFLRFIDNCHLQYLWDLCVDTGDNLFVAEATGKVKRIQYTT; this is encoded by the coding sequence ATGGACCCCCCTTGCAGTGCTCAGGAGGTGTTAAAgtgtcatctctgtgagaccccgggccCCCCTATGTACTGCGACATTTGTCaaatacatctgtgtaaagcctgtgtGGGGGAACATCTCTCTGATGAATCCAAAAAACACAGAGTTGTTCCATTTAAGAAACGGGGGCTTAATCCTAAGTGTTCAAAACATTCCACACATTTGTGTGAACTTtattgtgaacaatgtgacGTTCCTATTTGTGTGGAGTGCGTCTCCTCTAGTGAACATGTAGGACACAAACAAATtggcattttaaatattttagaaaagaaaaaaggagAATTACAAAGAGAGCTACAAGATTTAGAGAAAACCGTTTATCCTCAATACCAAGAGATTGCATCAACCATTCCAAAGCTAAAAGCTGATGTAAATGAAAACTCTCAGAAATTGACAGCAGCTATCAACACACATGGAGAAGACTTGCAtagagaaatagacaccataATCCAGGAGCTAAAATCAGATCTTGATGAAATGGAATCCAAACACCTGGCTGTCCTAAATAAGCAAGAAGATGAAATCACACGCACCATTTCTGATATCACACAGAGAATTGCTGATCTAAAGAAGTTActggactccaatgatgtcagcgTTGTCTCTACCTACAAATCCAATAttgctgaattcagaagattgcctcctaaactcacagtgTCCTTACCAAGTTTTACCCCTCAGAAGATCAACAAGGAGCAGTTTTTTCAACACTTTGGTTTTCTGTCAGCATTATCcattaaaacagaagaacaaGTCTACACCATGGATTCCCCCGGTGATGAGTCCTCTCCCCCGGACAGACCGATCATTGATGTACCACGTATCATCACAGAGATAAACACTGAGTATGGACGCTCTAATGGATTGCTTGGTGTGTCCTGTCTGAGAGATGAAGAACTGTGGACGCGTGGTGATGACGAAACGATGAGACTCTATAACCTGCAGGGTGAACCAGTGAAGTCAGTCCAAACAAAGTCAGGGAGACCGCCATACGACATAgaagtgacaaggagtggggatcttgTTTATACTGATGACGAAGATAGAACAGTGAACATAGTGatgaatacacagatacagacaacgatcagactacaggggtggaTACCTCATGGTGTGTGTAGTACCTTCTCTGGTGACCTCTtggttgtcatggacagtgatgatTATAAACAAGCAAAAGTTTTGCGTTATGcaggctccacagagaaacaaattATTCAGTTTAATGaaaaaggacaacctctctattcatctggtggTTACACTAAATACATAAGTGAAAAcaagaacctagatatctgCGTGTCAGACTATGGAgcccgtgcagtagtggtggtcaatcaggccgggaaactccggtttacctacactgggcCTCCCTCTACCACCAAGGGATTATTCACGAAACTCTGGCGTTCTTACTCTGGTCCTACCTCTAATAACATGGGACAATTTCGACCAGCCGGCATCGCTACAGACAGCCAGGGACGGATCCTGATAGCAGACATAAACAACCGCTGTATTCACATCCTGGATCAGAACGGACCGTTCCTCCGCttcattgacaactgtcatttacagtaTCTATGGGATTTGTGTGTGGACACaggagacaacctctttgttgCTGAGGCTACAGGTAAAGTGAAGAGAATCCAGTATACGACGTGA
- the LOC128164657 gene encoding uncharacterized protein LOC128164657: MTTLVPLRLELFLSGICMVFGSSSLKVNDACYDWETASKRCSLVGSGQAIPQGDRDGGVIDLGGHTVPTDGRRYWIGALYRSTGLFKMGECEAFNNPETLVNQLSIINSSHPVWDCYDACADYRVFALSAATCFCKTTPSNFTRHRCTPEPFYEGSLDFHGGQSGVVEYDKQFSSPPLRKIIDDYPGSCVSCVYVSLDSCFYYKMTPCELDLAYKCGANFKKEHGPWWDSITSCKETDLVTSVRNYTLVWTRVSRRSVIEWTSSLDQSGSSSTKGTPVWCVSVSNNSGGLSTHLEDCLTLLPSLCQGNLTQTGEQLLSDAHGTAIAALAALFATALLASFGLLGVIIYYRRQRNQERHRRLQETYVTPSSGYLPKPELETPYYTSLQYIANPHS, translated from the exons ATGACCACATTAGTTCCCCTTAGGTTGGAATTGTTCTTGTCTGGGATTTGTATGGTATTTGGATCCAGTTCGCTAAAAG TGAACGACGCTTGTTATGACTGGGAGACGGCCTCCAAAAGATGTAGCTTGGTGGGATCAGGTCAAGCAATTCCTCAGGGAGACAGAGACGGTGGTGTCATAGACTTGGGGGGTCATACAGTCCCCACCGACGGGCGGCGCTATTGGATCGGTGCCCTGTACAGATCCACGGGGCTCTTCAAAATGGGAG AGTGTGAAGCCTTCAACAATCCGGAGACATTGGTAAACCAACTGAGCATCATCAACAGTAGTCACCCGGTTTGGGACTGTTACGACGCATGCGCAGATTACCGCGTGTTTGCTTTGTCT GCGGCGACCTGTTTTTGTAAGACAACGCCTTCTAACTTTACCCGACATCGTTGCACACCCGAGCCGTTCTATGAGGGGTCTCTTGATTTCCACGGGGGTCAATCAGGGGTGGTGGAATACGACAAGCAGTTTTCATCGCCTCCACTGAGAAAAATAATAG ATGATTACCCGGGTTCCTGTGTCTCGTGTGTTTATGTATCCCTGGACTCCTGTTTCTATTATAAAATGACTCCGTGTGAATTAGATCTAGCCTACAAAT GTGGCGCTAATTTCAAGAAAGAGCACGGCCCCTGGTGGGATTCCATCACATCCTGTAAGGAAACAGACCTGGTGACGTCTGTGAGGAACTATACTTTGGTGTGGACCCGGGTATCAAGAAGGAGTGTCATTGAGTGGACCAGTTCTCTGGATCAGTCAGGGA GTTCCTCAACTAAAGGAACGCCGGTTTGGTGTGTTTCTGTCAGTAACAACAGTGGCGGTCTCTCTACACACTTGGAGGATTGTCTCACCCTGCTGCCGTCCCTGTGTCAAG GTAACTTGACACAGACTGGAGAGCAGCTATTATCAG ATGCCCACGGTACGGCGATCGCTGCCCTGGCTGCCTTGTTCGCCACTGCTCTTCTCGCGTCCTTTGGCCTACTGGGCGTGATCATCTATTACAGAAGACAAAG AAACCAGGAGCGACACCGCCGACTACAGGAGACCTATGTCACGCCTAGTTCCGGATATCTGCCGAAACCGGAACTGGAAACGCCGTATTACACAAGCCTACAATATATTGCCAACCCGCATTCCTAG
- the LOC128164659 gene encoding serine/threonine-protein phosphatase 2A catalytic subunit beta isoform: MSLIEDRAAAKELDQWIEQLNDCKQLSENQVKTLCEKAKEILSKESNVQEVKCPVTVCGDVHGQFHDLMELFKIGGKSPDTNYLFMGDYVDRGYYSVETVSLLVALKVRFKDRITILRGNHESRQITQVYGFYDECLRKYGNANVWKYFTDLFDYLPLTALVDGQIFCLHGGLSPSIDTLDHIRALDRIQEVPHEGPMCDLLWSDPDDRGGWGISPRGAGYTFGQDISETFNHSNALTLVSRAHQLVMEGYNWCHDRNVVTIFSAPNYCYRCGNQAAIMELDDSLKYSFLQFDPAPRRGEPHVTRRTPDYFL; this comes from the exons ATGAGTCTAATTGAGGATAGAGCGGCAGCCAAGGAACTCGATCAATGGATTGAACAGTTGAACGACTGCAAACAACTCTCAGAAAATCAAGTTAAAACGTTATGCGAAAAG GCAAAAGAAATTCTGTCAAAGGAGTCCAATGTTCAGGAGGTGAAATGCCCCGTCACAGTTTGTGGAGATGTTCACGGACAGTTTCATGATTTGATGGAATTGTTCAAAATTGGTGGAAAATCCCCTGACACAAATTACTTGTTTATGGGTGATTACGTGGATAGAGGATATTATTCAGTAGAAACTGTTTCACTTTTAGTTGCTTTAAAA GTTAgatttaaagatagaataacAATTCTGCGAGGAAACCATGAAAGTCGCCAAATCACACAAGTGTATGGTTTTTATGATGAGTGCTTGAGGAAATATGGCAATGCAAATGTATGGAAATATTTCACAGATCTGTTTGATTATTTACCACTAACAGCTCTAGTTGATGGCCAG ATTTTCTGTTTACATGGAGGACTATCCCCTTCTATAGACACACTAGATCATATTAGGGCTTTGGACAGAATACAGGAGGTTCCTCATGAG gGTCCTATGTGTGATCTGCTTTGGTCCGACCCAGACGACCGTGGGGGCTGGGGAATCTCTCCCCGGGGGGCTGGCTACACATTCGGACAGGATATATCGGAAACATTCAATCATAGCAATGCTCTCACTCTTGTATCAAGGGCCCACCAACTCGTCATGGAA GGCTACAATTGGTGCCATGACAGAAATGTAGTGACCATATTCAGTGCACCAAATTACTGCTACCGATGTGGAAATCAAGCTGCTATAATGGAATTAGACGATTCTCTTAAATATTCTTT CTTGCAGTTTGACCCAGCACCAAGGAGAGGGGAGCCCCACGTGACCAGACGTACCCCCGACTACTTCTTATAA